From one Synechocystis sp. PCC 6803 substr. PCC-P genomic stretch:
- the fabZ gene encoding 3-hydroxyacyl-ACP dehydratase FabZ produces MAMSTPEVTPTLSDSNGNEAGVQTQFTIQEISDLLPHRYPFALVDRIIDFQPGKCAVGLKNVTINEPFFPGHIPDRPIMPGVLIVESMAQVGGVILTQLPGMRGKFFAFAGIDGVRFRRPVVPGDQLIMTVELQSFKLQRIAKMQGEARVDGQLVCGGEMLFSLID; encoded by the coding sequence GCAATGAAGCCGGTGTCCAAACCCAATTTACTATCCAGGAAATTAGTGATTTACTGCCCCACCGTTACCCCTTCGCCTTGGTGGACCGCATCATTGATTTTCAACCGGGTAAATGCGCCGTTGGCCTAAAGAATGTCACCATCAACGAACCGTTTTTTCCCGGCCATATTCCCGATCGCCCGATTATGCCGGGGGTGTTAATTGTGGAATCCATGGCCCAGGTGGGGGGAGTGATTTTGACCCAACTGCCGGGGATGCGGGGTAAATTCTTCGCCTTTGCTGGCATTGATGGGGTGCGGTTCCGGCGGCCAGTGGTGCCTGGGGATCAGCTAATTATGACAGTGGAATTACAATCCTTTAAACTGCAACGCATTGCCAAAATGCAAGGGGAAGCTAGGGTCGATGGACAACTGGTTTGTGGGGGGGAAATGCTCTTTTCCCTAATTGATTAG